From the Saccharomycodes ludwigii strain NBRC 1722 chromosome I, whole genome shotgun sequence genome, one window contains:
- a CDS encoding Zn(II)2Cys6 transcription factor domain-containing protein (similar to Saccharomyces cerevisiae YOR172W | YRM1 | Yeast Reveromycin resistance Modulator), which yields MSSQKTSEEKNNNHNSPNGKNINNTVKVIRKRINNGPRTLKACEKCRTKKIKCIPSVNMAHDVRCMYCQKLDIKCSLQKLLEDTLSKSSSSTSSNGNIIANTATTKTTTVIKDNAQIMDTSNELARNLYSAHYYNGLGNESLTNINENVLKCVELLQSLKQHTLWASASYPSITSSSSPSSSSLSAPSAKAIDFGKSVDLISSLDSRSNSNIDVPSSVLDKNFSALFSPFITFSRLVHKLNVPLQIRNLHDESPLDEATNNNDDEMTNDVIGLNILTFPEVIMLVREFKDNYGTWVSFPESIPVEDLVQMIRKSNCSVLLTTSCVLALRYTIYYHDLKTRIYKNLLYKLKLDLEKELVAVNFSIELIQSLVILSIYSSSFSSDIQIFDAWNLSAFGIQCYISGNILQTFQDYNNSPSNSLSIYSINNYHQDNKPNSKNGSRNSAMTYSNDMFERLRTYRLWNHLCLVHLTHSVLSGRMCILNDESIKLCNRTLNLSNATNFDGRMIAEISLYSILYKCMTNLSTIESLDKFIECIDKWYNRWKYLTSQPTSQFIDFNFHFSQVLSRIIWYHQKVFPNLESAQDTDSNKKVNNNSNSVTSNGNSKLAKQEKIYNNGDDHFVVERTFVGNYMNEHLPLDHVFSKIPLEDLKAIASNCDIALDLFLNVEFHKFRYLSDQLIFISVYLSLVGLKTLKYLKNNHPKELTDESVRKLITSVKKLSLRLRKIRETELKSFWVEEIDLRIPSVVLQYHSAIESYLKESFPNHVEPTLPL from the coding sequence atgaGCTCACAAAAGACTtctgaagaaaaaaacaacaatcaTAACAGTCCAAATGGgaaaaatatcaacaataCCGTCAAAGtaattagaaaaagaataaataatggTCCTAGAACTCTTAAAGCCTGTGAAAAGTGTAGGACCAAAAAGATTAAATGCATACCTTCTGTAAATATGGCACATGATGTTAGATGCATGTATTGTCAAAAATTAGATATAAAATGTAGCctacaaaaattattagaagaCACACTATCtaaatcatcatcttctaCTTCTTCTAATGGCAATATTATTGCTAatactgctactactaaAACTACTACtgtaataaaagataatgCACAGATTATGGACACGTCCAACGAGCTGGCCAGAAATTTGTACAGCGcccattattataatgGATTAGGTAACGAATCTCTAACgaatattaatgaaaatgttttaaaatgtgTTGAACTTCTTCAAAGTTTGAAGCAGCATACGTTATGGGCATCTGCTTCTTATCCTTCAATcacttcttcttcttctccctcttcttcttccctCTCTGCTCCCTCTGCTAAGGCTATAGATTTTGGAAAATCCGTTGATCTTATCAGTTCTTTGGATTCAAGAAGTAATAGCAATATTGATGTCCCGTCTAGTGTTTTGgacaaaaatttttctgcTCTTTTCAGTCCATTTATTACGTTTTCAAGATTAGTGCATAAATTAAATGTCCCATTACAAATCAGAAACTTACATGATGAATCACCATTAGACGAGgccactaataataatgacgaTGAAATGACTAATGATGTTATTGGTCTGaatattttaacatttcCAGAAGTCATAATGTTAGTTAGGGAATTCAAAGATAATTATGGAACTTGGGTTTCCTTCCCGGAATCCATTCCGGTCGAAGATTTAGTACAGATGATAAGAAAAAGTAATTGTAGTGTGTTATTAACTACATCTTGCGTTTTAGCGTTAAGATATACCATATATTACCACGATTTGAAGACACGGATATATAAGAATTTGTTATATAAGTTGAAATTAGATctagaaaaagaattggtCGCTGTCAATTTTAGTATTGAATTGATTCAAAGTTTGGTGATTTTATCCATATACAGTAGTTCTTTTAGTAGCGACATTCAGATTTTTGATGCGTGGAATTTGTCTGCCTTTGGTATACAATGCTATATTTCAGGTAACATTTTACAGACTTTTCAGGATTATAATAACTCGCCATCGAATAGCTTGTCAATATACAGTATTAACAATTATCATCAAGATAACAAACCCAATTCCAAAAACGGTTCCAGGAACAGCGCCATGACTTACTCTAATGACATGTTTGAACGATTGAGAACTTATAGACTATGGAACCATTTATGTTTGGTGCATTTAACCCATAGTGTGTTAAGTGGTAGAATGTGtattttaaatgatgaaaGCATTAAATTATGTAATAGAACTTTGAATCTATCCAATGCTACTAATTTTGATGGTAGAATGATTGCTGAAATTTCATTATATTCCATTTTATACAAATGTATGACAAATCTTTCAACTATTGAATCTCTagataaatttattgaatgCATTGATAAATGGTACAATAGATGGAAATATTTAACTTCGCAACCAACTAGTCAATTTATAGATTTTaactttcatttttctcAAGTGTTATCTAGAATCATTTGGTACCATCAAAAAGTTTTCCCCAACTTAGAATCTGCTCAAGATACCGATAGTAATAAGAAggtgaataataatagtaatagtgtCACCAGTAACGGCAATAGTAAATTAgcaaaacaagaaaaaatatataataatggaGATGatcattttgttgttgaacGAACTTTTGTTGGTAATTATATGAACGAACACCTTCCCTTGGATCATGTTTTCTCGAAGATACCCCTGGAAGATCTAAAAGCGATAGCGTCAAATTGTGATATTGCATTGGATTTATTTCTAAATGTGGAATTTCATAAGTTTAGATATTTAAGTgatcaattaatttttatttccgtTTATTTAAGCTTGGTTGgtttaaaaactttaaaatatttaaaaaataatcatccCAAGGAATTGACCGACGAATCTGTCAGAAAACTTATTACTTCAGTCAAAAAACTAAGTTTGAGATTAAGGAAAATTAGAGAAActgaattaaaaagtttttgggTTGAAGAAATCGATTTGCGAATACCTAGTGTTGTTTTGCAGTATCACAGTGCTATTGAATCTTATTTGAAAGAAAGTTTCCCCAATCATGTGGAACCAACTCTACCTTTGTAA
- the GFD1 gene encoding Gfd1p (similar to Saccharomyces cerevisiae YMR255W | GFD1 | Good For Dbp5p) has protein sequence MKHTENYQNSGSDSGSTTNKFNNYNHKKFPPSPPKSSSREKNFKKHYKDNANNTKKKYTINFNEDKKHENDHEYLSEKIRSLKIKDNTDNIEDTKNRRQLNNTNDEEGMSFDSYNNNNHKSPKKKYNNRIGHANNNNNKYEKTISPLDNGGNYRKNKNRKDSNSNVKPTSSPGRSLDAGILDDNMNKGRIIEALSKKHNPLAARLGLINTETDHEKNKADDTTKTLKPTKSFPVLSKAEILKKKIDEQKLILKKNKDRKMALDLLNSDEPIEWDENEIIL, from the coding sequence ATGAAACATACCGAGAATTACCAAAATTCTGGAAGCGATAGTGGTTCGACGACCAATAAGTTTAATAACTATAATCACAAAAAGTTTCCACCTTCACCTCCCAAATCTTCTTCTCGGGAAaagaattttaaaaaacacTATAAAGACAATGCCaacaatacaaaaaaaaagtataccATTAATTTCAATGAGGATAAAAAACATGAAAACGATCATGAATATCTAAgtgaaaaaataagatctttgaaaataaaagacaaTACTGATAATATTGAGGATACTAAAAATAGAAGACAGCTTAACAATACTAATGATGAAGAGGGAATGAGTTTTGATAgttacaacaacaacaaccatAAAAGTcccaagaaaaaatataataacagAATTGGTCATgctaacaataacaacaataaatatgaGAAAACTATTTCTCCCTTGGATAATGGTGGAAATTACAGGAAGAATAAGAATAGGAAGGACAGTAATTCTAATGTAAAACCAACTTCCTCCCCAGGCAGATCTTTGGATGCTGGCATTCTAGATGATAATATGAACAAAGGCAGAATTATAGAGGCTTTATCTAAAAAACATAATCCATTGGCTGCTAGACTAGGATTAATAAATACCGAAACCGAtcatgaaaaaaataaagcagATGATACAACCAAAACATTAAAACCTACTAAATCTTTTCCTGTATTAAGCAAAGctgaaattttaaaaaaaaaaattgatgagCAAAAactaattttgaaaaaaaataaagatcgCAAAATGGCGCTAGATTTGCTTAATTCGGATGAGCCTATAGAGTGGGATGAAAATGagattattttataa
- the AIM39 gene encoding Aim39p (similar to Saccharomyces cerevisiae YOL053W | AIM39 | Altered Inheritance rate of Mitochondria), producing MIKLIPSISSSLLTKRFTTNIRFNIKTFHPYIKRLYTVSPNDHSNKDALHFFSSAKNSNTPSSYEQPSTRSTSPQAIDLNIIQKSVIRQKSKNQRKVIFSSFLIIIFSSLIGYTICYKILFCKEDSSWPIYIHFKDFQRNVSNEELQNLDLISIKRLAEKDSLLKISLHNMIKEDYKIPLEVDEAGTELFTKLWVKEKGPSITFVKFAPKNKNKEDAYVKGDSTEWHSFLGLFKYKIQTEHISSLPTLANTLDLFQLIPGKETDDDSMYKYQAVPPTGSSNEEDEDLEENKIKHPRVWFIGEFKLREDGSLIIYRGNYHTDVNILEIDLLRNETSDIVKENTNNNQNQLVRYVLYKDTKD from the coding sequence atgatCAAGTTAATCCCATCTATTAGTTCATCATTGCTAACAAAAAGATTTACCACCAATATtagatttaatattaaaacatttcACCCGTATATTAAAAGACTTTATACTGTATCACCAAATGACCATAGTAACAAAGATGCCTTACATTTTTTTAGCTCAGCCAAAAACTCAAATACTCCCTCCTCCTATGAGCAACCCTCAACTCGTTCTACATCACCACAAGCTATCGACTTGAacattattcaaaaaagcGTGATTAGACAGAAATCTAAAAATCAACGTAaagttatattttcaaGTTTTTTAATCATAATTTTCTCTTCATTAATAGGATACACTATatgttataaaatattattttgcaAAGAAGATTCATCTTGGCCAATTTACATACACTTTAAGGATTTTCAAAGGAATGTCAGCAATGAAGAATTGCAAAATCTAGATTTAATTAGTATTAAAAGATTAGCGGAAAAGGattcattattaaaaataagtttGCATAATATGATTAAGGAGGATTACAAAATTCCATTGGAGGTTGATGAAGCCGGTACTGAACTATTCACCAAACTTTGGGTTAAAGAAAAGGGTCCCTCCATTACATTTGTGAAGTTTGCCCcaaagaacaaaaataagGAAGATGCCTATGTTAAGGGAGACTCTACCGAATGGCATTCATTCCttggtttatttaaatataaaatccAAACAGAACACATATCCTCACTTCCAACATTGGCTAATACTTTGGATTTGTTCCAATTAATACCCGGTAAGGAAACAGATGACGATTCAATGTACAAATATCAGGCGGTCCCTCCAACTGGTAGTTCTAATGAGGAAGATGAAGATCTTGAAGAgaacaaaattaaacatCCTCGTGTATGGTTTATCGGTGAATTTAAATTAAGGGAAGACGGTTCTTTAATCATCTATAGAGGTAATTACCATACAGACGTTAATATCTTGGAGATTGATTTACTAAGAAATGAAACTTCTGATATTGTTAAGGAgaatactaataacaatcaAAATCAACTAGTTAGATATGTTTTATACAAGGATACAAAGGATTGA
- the COX7 gene encoding cytochrome c oxidase subunit VII (similar to Saccharomyces cerevisiae YMR256C | COX7 | Cytochrome c OXidase): MANHVIQLQKLYQSSTKPLWWRNPRSAFYMYPFWALFTFTAVAPFYWVGRMLVGKKADQ, from the coding sequence atggcTAACCACGTTATTCAATTACAAAAACTTTATCAATCTTCCACCAAACCATTATGGTGGAGAAACCCAAGATCTGCCTTCTACATGTATCCATTCTGGGCcttatttacttttactGCTGTTGCTCCATTTTATTGGGTCGGTAGAATGTTGGTTGGTAAAAAAGCTGATCAATGA
- the PSH1 gene encoding ubiquitin-protein ligase PSH1 (similar to Saccharomyces cerevisiae YOL054W | PSH1 | Pob3/Spt16 Histone associated) → MSNSEINDNNKIINKLVELCHCTICRDYMYVPIIITPCGHNYCYECITSWFNNVSTVLTCPQCRSQVEHLPGLNLALQQLLNLLIDSKRDSKLLKLKDELVAQYKSDLVRDNLFNGVFKKSAVAVIDADDEGILRCSNCHWEIEEEDGSICPHCNSRLRATDISNTANNNNNNNSDYSDGELEELEEEIYRHRREADNQLHRALSEDNAQRSDTVNSSITNVNIATGGGGYDDDDDDDDDDDDGDDDDGDNNNNNINKRWNISDEHVHGINYGIEDIGTGTDSQNEEEEHDSELDGFIVSDNESLEEQQEEEQEEEVEDISSTTENMNVNIASDSYSDSDFDNEEAIEQIATNSGATRKRKRATIVLDDEE, encoded by the coding sequence ATGTCTAATTCAGAAATcaacgataataataaaattattaacaaaCTAGTAGAATTATGTCATTGCACTATATGTCGAGACTACATGTATGTCCCTATTATTATAACACCATGCGGTcataattattgttatgAATGTATAACTAGTTGGTTTAATAATGTTTCTACAGTTCTAACCTGTCCTCAGTGTAGATCACAAGTTGAACATCTCCCTGGTTTAAATCTTGCGTTACAGCAATTGCTGAATTTACTAATTGATAGTAAGCGGGAttctaaattattaaaactaaaagaTGAATTAGTAGCTCAGTATAAAAGTGATTTGGTGAGAgataatttgtttaatgGGGTATTCAAGAAAAGTGCAGTTGCTGTTATAGACGCTGATGACGAAGGCATATTAAGATGTAGCAATTGCCACTGGGAAATTGAAGAAGAGGATGGTTCAATATGTCCTCATTGTAATAGTAGGTTAAGGGCCACCGATATTAGTAATActgcaaataataataataacaataatagtgaCTACAGTGATGGTGAACTAGAAGAATTAGAGGAGGAAATATATAGGCATAGAAGAGAGGCGGATAATCAATTACATCGCGCTTTAAGCGAAGATAACGCTCAACGCAGCGATACTGTGAATTCTAGTATAACTAATGTTAATATTGCTACTGGTGGTGGAGgttatgatgatgatgatgatgatgatgatgatgatgatgatggtgatgatgatgatggtgataataataacaataatattaataaaagatgGAATATAAGTGATGAACATGTACATGGAATAAACTATGGAATAGAAGATATTGGTACCGGTACAGACAGCCAAaatgaggaagaagaacatGATAGTGAATTAGATGGATTTATAGTAAGCGATAATGAATCATTAGAGGAACAACAGGAAGAGgaacaagaagaagaagttGAAGATATAAGTAGTACTACGGAGAATATGAATGTGAATATTGCTTCTGATTCTTATTCTGATTCTGATTTTGATAATGAGGAGGCAATAGAACAAATTGCAACCAATAGTGGTGCCactagaaaaagaaaaagagctACCATAGTTTTGGATGATGAAGAGTGA
- the PET111 gene encoding Pet111p (similar to Saccharomyces cerevisiae YMR257C | PET111 | PETite colonies), with the protein MISYNSPIRSIGFLFGCRYSSSTSLLLSTTYSITTSNPNNNNNNNTEHIKNTYNNKSDVHCNENTLQNSYRFMEELQQEYGNNICCSHTIGQGETHTYSTDTHHGISIHTNKPCNQQRKSNGGLDTTIFLNNFKFRHIWKHRICSDKKEKTMLDNTSILTQNYEDKILAFILNMKKIFTPHQLKLVVYEFYQKNKQYEIHLILKKYFNYLPRLLELCGDNKKNVDDFYLVLEKFLAVEYNLENYHNFDLLFSLYIKNPNGVKAAFLQRALCTFIYLGDKIMVKEFYLQALNNSDQFQVTQMTIENFVLKLTKLNDYLLIKYCLRQWKKPLTIKFWTKLHRTLLSYVNKGALSIQELDESLLPENYKSSMHYQLSFLLSNLKQEGNINVNKNHNDSKTIEAINDVFKQLKSSELRQVFLVDLLRIYVSKNNRVLIQWVVATYSKRILSKFKNIENTTHRRFMAELHKYFAKNGDLDNLLNLYKTNKVLFTENALKQLLLCYCNKYPFMKNVIRNEIKLVINSMKFAKKYSWGRTFIYKNLKNDDEEINFDILGSSVVNKTTDLNDIPIPILNTRLTRLMRKSLNSTSIDGAVNTTKDDTFNILYERAKDLYQKLPTKFEILRLKKTIMDLKVQAKSNMDKFGIVNNGRNGESGNLRKSSELQKLENYSSDILNQYFNENKDALNFQNCVSLAVFSASNYVNMNWESTERFLNISLKKLLIEEQEGNSFNNGKQWFIYYSACLKCYCRYLKIEQFYETLKEWNNTSNVNTNIRNNYLTPSLLTELKRFLKFFEQKKIDMLSEREKSEYLPAIRHEIEVLKDRYIELKFNALDDMKRTVNFIFEEWG; encoded by the coding sequence atgatttcaTATAATTCACCAATTAGAAGTATAGggtttttatttggttGTAGATATAGTAGTTCAACCTCACTGCTTTTATCAACCACATATTCTATAACAACTTCTAAtcctaataataataataataataataccgaGCATATAAAAAACACTTATAACAATAAGTCTGATGTACATTGTAATGAAAATACACTACAAAATAGTTATAGATTCATGGAAGAACTTCAACAAGAATACGGAAATAATATATGTTGCAGCCATACTATAGGTCAAGGGGAAACCCACACATATTCAACAGATACGCATCATGGTATTTCAATTCATACAAATAAACCTTGTAATCAACAACGAAAAAGTAATGGTGGATTAGACActacaatatttttgaataactttaaatttagGCATATTTGGAAACATAGAATATGTTCTgacaaaaaggaaaaaacaaTGCTTGATAATACGAGCATTTTAACACAAAATTATGAAGATAAAATTCTggcttttattttaaatatgaagaaaatatttacacCGCATCAGTTGAAGTTGGTAGTGTATGAATTCTACcagaaaaacaaacaatatGAAATACatttaatattgaaaaaatattttaattatttaccTCGATTATTAGAATTATGTGGtgataacaaaaagaatgttgacgatttttatttggttttggaaaaatttcTAGCTGTAGAATACAATTTGGAAAACTATcataattttgatttacttttttcaCTTTATATCAAGAATCCTAATGGAGTTAAAGCTGCATTTTTACAGAGAGCGTTATGTACCTTCATCTATTTAGGTGATAAGATAATGGTTAAAGAATTTTATTTGCAAgctttaaataattcagACCAATTCCAAGTAACTCAAATGACAATCGAAAACTTTGTATTAAAATTGACCAAATTAAACGATTATTTACTAATTAAATACTGTTTGCGTCAGTGGAAGAAACCATTGACAATAAAATTCTGGACTAAATTGCATAGAACTCTATTATCTTATGTTAATAAAGGTGCACTAAGTATACAAGAACTGGACGAGTCATTATTACCAGAGAATTATAAATCTTCGATGCATTACCAgttgtcttttttattatccaatttaaaacaagaagGAAATATTAATGTTAACAAGAATCATAATGATAGTAAAACAATTGAAGCAATTAATGATGTGTTTAAACAACTTAAAAGTTCAGAATTAAGACAAGTATTTTTGGTTGACTTGTTACGGATCTACGTTTCTAAAAACAATAGAGTACTGATCCAATGGGTGGTTGCTACCTATTCTAAACGTATACTTAgtaaattcaaaaatattgaaaatacgACGCATCGGCGGTTTATGGCTGAACTACACAAATATTTTGCCAAGAATGGGGATTTAGACAATTTACTAAATTTatacaaaacaaataagGTTTTGTTTACAGAAAATGCCTTGAAGCAGTTATTGTTGTGCTATTGTAATAAATATCCGTTTATGAAAAATGTTATaagaaatgaaataaaGTTGGTTATTAATTCTATGAAATTTGCCAAGAAATATTCATGGGGTAGgacatttatttataagaACTTAAAGAAcgatgatgaagaaattaattttgataTTCTAGGTAGCAGTGTTGTTAACAAAACCACAgatttaaatgatattCCAATTCCCATTTTAAACACAAGGTTAACAAGATTAATGAGAAAATCACTTAATTCAACTTCGATAGATGGGGCTGTAAACACTACTAAAGACGATAcctttaatatattatatgaAAGGGCCAAAGATCTATATCAGAAGCTGCCCACCAAGTTTGAAATATTAAgattgaaaaaaacaattatggATTTAAAAGTTCAGGCCAAATCTAATATGGATAAATTTGgtattgttaataatggGCGTAATGGCGAAAGTGGCAATTTAAGAAAATCTTCTGAATTACagaaattagaaaattaTTCAAGTGATATATTAAaccaatattttaatgaaaataaagatgcattgaattttcaaaattgtGTTTCATTGGCAGTATTTTCGGCCTCAAATTATGTTAATATGAATTGGGAAAGTACTGAGAGGTTTTTGAACATTAGTttgaaaaagttattaattGAGGAACAGGAAGGTAATAGTTTCAATAATGGCAAGCAGTGGTTTATATACTACAGTGCTTGTTTAAAATGCTACTGTagatatttgaaaatagaaCAATTTTATGAAACATTGAAAGAATGGAACAACACCAGTAATGTAAATACTAATATCagaaataattatttgacACCATCTTTACTTACCGAGTTGaaaagatttttaaaattttttgaacaaaaaaaaatcgaCATGTTGAGTGAAAGGGAAAAGAGTGAATACTTGCCCGCTATACGACATGAAATCGAAGTATTAAAAGATAGATATATTGAATTAAAGTTTAACGCGTTGGACGACATGAAACGTACtgtaaattttatatttgaagAGTGGGGTTAA
- the ROY1 gene encoding Roy1p (similar to Saccharomyces cerevisiae YMR258C | ROY1 | Repressor Of Ypt52): MIINLPPNNTGKNDNIEALTTINTDQEIIWTNVVQFLNQNDLCSLARCSKHLCKISERKLYNNIHVNKDPIIKSNKWFLDTNATYLFGYRTIYSSLDQDKIDLFLYDKMQRLLEAPKEKLSLIKELYIYNSPFYDQEDGVLILKELLNTLLLIKKLEVLKIENKELFQKYHSKVLDDSALLKNFRYIKLTDFNELKKLNLSADGMPHLETLELDIAEITNEPLALDIPESQNIRSLIIRNDDGMEILNKLAHTTQASIPNKTLCFPHLISLKFGHTHRSGSRSHPTEPFDPVPILKIIPQIDKLENLEIGFTLCDVNETCNCLQIFLHNMAPLLLKLRNLGLIEQESSTLGANHNTKEMWDILISEFIIELPFFGANLIKLSIDHNIPHNGLIEDSVDGNYFRRRRLYENLLPHLSNLRILIVPNFIQSVSCFEIIACDFLWNGCKCASHCNKVLRIYDKYIHNHLYFDNFKKFDYKEISPTVFLAYASSSLSKRLHKNDIDLEMLNNPPSHFFWNFHDGYDNILHYEDCTKCYFDESAFPALCKALSHFVDSYMEYLMHFMPNLKTCCLSGVYYYIENGLVCHNVYDD, encoded by the coding sequence ATGATTATTAACTTGCCTCCAAATAATACTggtaaaaatgataatattgaaGCTTTAACAACTATAAACACCGATCAAGAAATAATCTGGACCAATGttgttcaatttttaaatcaaaacGATTTGTGTTCGTTAGCAAGATGTAGCAAGCATCTATGCAAAATTAGtgaaagaaaattatacaaCAACATTCATGTGAATAAAGACCCAATTatcaaatcaaataaatgGTTTTTGGATACAAATGCAACATATCTATTTGGCTATAGAACTATCTATAGTAGTTTAGACCAAGATAAAATCGATTTGTTCCTATATGATAAAATGCAAAGATTATTGGAGGCAcctaaagaaaaattatcgCTTATTAAAGagttgtatatatataattccCCATTTTATGATCAAGAGGATGGGGTTCTTATTCTAAAAGAATTACTCAATACATTATTgctaattaaaaaattggaagTTTTGaagattgaaaataaagagctttttcaaaaatatcattcCAAAGTCTTAGACGATAGTGCACTGCTCAAAAATTTCCGTTATATTAAATTGACTGATTTTAATGAGCTAAAGAAATTGAACTTATCTGCTGATGGAATGCCACATTTAGAAACTTTGGAATTGGATATTGCAGAGATAACTAATGAACCATTAGCGTTAGACATACCAGAATCACAAAATATTAGGAGCTTAATTATCAGAAACGATGATGGGATGgaaatattaaacaaattagCACATACCACTCAAGCTAGTATTCCAAACAAAACGTTATGCTTCCCGCATCTTATATCCTTGAAATTTGGCCACACCCATCGAAGTGGGTCGAGATCACATCCAACAGAACCATTTGACCCGGTACcaatactaaaaataatacctCAAATAGATAAATTGGAAAACTTAGAAATTGGATTTACTCTGTGTGATGTTAACGAAACTTGTAACTGTTTGCAGATTTTTCTTCACAACATGGCACCATTACTACTGAAGTTACGTAATTTGGGTTTGATAGAACAAGAGTCTAGTACTCTTGGGGCCAATCATAATACCAAAGAAATGTGGGATATCTTGATTAGTGAATTTATCATTGAATTGCCCTTTTTTGGAGCCAACTTAATTAAATTGTCGATAGATCATAATATTCCGCACAATGGATTAATTGAAGATAGTGTTGATGGGAATTACTTTAGAAGGAGAAGGTTATATGAAAACTTATTACCTCATTTAAGCAATTTACGAATTTTAATTGTGCccaattttattcaaagtGTAAGTTGTTTTGAGATTATTGCGTGTGATTTTTTATGGAATGGTTGTAAATGTGCGTCACATTgtaataaagttttaagAATTTATGACAAATATATCCATaatcatttatattttgataatttcaaaaagttTGACTATAAAGAGATATCGCCTACAGTTTTTCTAGCATATGCTAGTAGTAGTTTATCCAAAAGATTGCACAAGAACGATATTGATTTAGAAATGTTAAACAACCCACCatctcattttttttggaattttcATGACGGTTATGACAATATATTACATTATGAAGATTGTACCAAGTGTTATTTTGATGAATCTGCTTTCCCAGCGTTATGTAAAGCTTTAAGTCATTTTGTTGATAGTTATATGGAATATTTGATGCACTTTATGCctaatttgaaaacatgTTGTTTATCAGgggtttattattatattgaaAATGGCTTAGTGTGTCATAACGTGTATGACGATTGA